A region from the Halobacillus mangrovi genome encodes:
- a CDS encoding DUF2935 domain-containing protein has translation MKTYKESAQFEHMFWLQILGDHARFIRDALYPSEDEAIQKAKKYVEVFDQSLKAARNNQMGEIQEFTNQVGKVVREFRKFKLSLLERQLKGEVGIHLSPTFFNHMVNELEEYLLVIGFLGKGDLPPVFHELHHHMLWLLDASGHAGAINDQLDGVEKRMKKKSEEFTKHFEQFYLKSVELTGYLRTNLESFPALRRFNSDVELEMKLFKTFLSELEEMELSETLLGTFSGLMADHMFREECYYLYKLAESTHKPYPSCDPAKPRTEDPI, from the coding sequence ATGAAGACGTATAAGGAAAGTGCCCAATTTGAGCATATGTTCTGGTTACAAATCCTTGGCGATCATGCACGCTTCATTCGGGATGCATTATATCCATCAGAAGATGAAGCGATTCAAAAGGCAAAAAAATATGTTGAAGTGTTTGATCAATCCTTAAAAGCCGCCCGTAATAATCAGATGGGGGAGATCCAAGAGTTTACTAATCAGGTAGGTAAAGTTGTACGGGAGTTTCGTAAGTTTAAGCTTTCATTACTTGAACGTCAGTTGAAAGGTGAGGTGGGTATCCACTTATCTCCTACTTTTTTCAATCATATGGTTAATGAACTTGAGGAGTATTTATTAGTCATTGGCTTTCTTGGCAAAGGAGATCTTCCACCGGTTTTTCATGAACTGCATCACCATATGTTATGGTTATTGGATGCCTCAGGCCACGCAGGTGCAATCAATGATCAGTTAGATGGAGTAGAGAAACGCATGAAAAAGAAGAGTGAAGAATTCACGAAGCATTTTGAGCAATTTTATTTAAAATCGGTAGAACTAACCGGTTATTTACGAACGAACTTGGAATCATTTCCTGCCCTTAGAAGGTTTAATAGTGACGTAGAACTGGAAATGAAGTTGTTTAAAACTTTTCTCAGCGAGTTAGAAGAAATGGAACTATCCGAAACTTTGTTAGGTACATTTTCGGGATTAATGGCGGACCACATGTTTCGTGAAGAATGCTATTACTTGTATAAACTGGCGGAATCGACGCATAAGCCTTATCCTTCTTGTGACCCGGCAAAACCAAGGACAGAGGATCCTATTTAG
- a CDS encoding BCCT family transporter, translating into MRKKNLIDYGIFVPSLIIIIAISIPFTLYEAESLKLLNSIFDYIVEVFSWGYLWYGVILVAAGLYFSFSKYGQVVLGDPKEKPRFTLFEYASILIAMGVGSTIMRTGMLQWTSVANDPPAGVEPGSTEALLWGNAYSMFLWGFQVFAIFVMIAPAMGYILHVRKRPLMRISEACRVIFGDKLTDGWAGKVLDILFLVSILAGASVTLGLGAPIITHNLSALLGMDVTFGMTIIVTIIWVFLFSLSAYLGIEKGIKRLSTWNMYLAGIFAVFILIAGPGVFILNYFSDSVYFLLSKYLNISLNTGSVYEGKASHIQSNTVFWYAYSATWAMLHSVFAAKISRGRTIKEMILTYLLAPTLISWIATGVLGGLGVHRYLNGDLSVLNLVKENERMAAIPEILSTLPIAEFSIIVFMIVALIFLTTTLDSTTYTVAAYTSTRDMSKFEPPKVLRIVIAAVITIMALVLMRIGGLPPLEVISGLMGLPIIIVQFLLIYAAKKMIDVDQAWKTNVRS; encoded by the coding sequence ATGAGAAAGAAAAACTTGATTGACTATGGGATTTTTGTTCCTTCGTTAATCATTATCATCGCCATCAGTATACCGTTTACGTTATATGAAGCGGAGTCACTGAAACTATTAAATTCTATATTTGATTATATTGTAGAAGTGTTCAGCTGGGGATATCTATGGTACGGGGTCATACTCGTTGCAGCAGGACTATATTTTTCGTTTTCCAAATATGGTCAAGTTGTTCTTGGTGATCCAAAAGAGAAGCCCCGATTTACACTTTTCGAATATGCCTCCATTTTAATCGCCATGGGAGTTGGATCGACCATCATGCGTACAGGGATGTTGCAGTGGACGTCTGTAGCAAACGATCCTCCAGCTGGAGTAGAACCTGGGTCGACAGAAGCTCTGTTATGGGGAAACGCCTATAGCATGTTTCTCTGGGGGTTCCAGGTTTTTGCCATTTTCGTAATGATCGCTCCTGCGATGGGGTATATTTTGCATGTCCGCAAACGGCCATTAATGAGAATTTCAGAAGCCTGTCGAGTTATTTTTGGAGATAAACTGACAGATGGGTGGGCAGGAAAAGTACTTGATATTCTTTTTTTAGTCAGTATATTGGCTGGTGCTTCTGTTACGCTAGGGCTTGGAGCTCCAATAATTACACATAACTTATCCGCATTATTAGGAATGGACGTGACATTTGGAATGACCATCATTGTCACGATTATTTGGGTATTCTTGTTTTCACTGAGTGCATACTTAGGAATAGAAAAAGGAATCAAACGCTTAAGTACTTGGAATATGTACTTGGCGGGAATATTTGCTGTATTCATTCTTATTGCCGGACCAGGCGTGTTCATCTTAAATTATTTTTCAGATAGTGTTTATTTTCTATTGTCTAAATACTTGAACATTTCTCTTAACACGGGTTCCGTGTACGAAGGAAAAGCTTCTCATATTCAAAGTAATACGGTTTTTTGGTATGCCTACAGTGCCACATGGGCTATGCTGCACAGTGTGTTTGCGGCAAAAATCTCAAGAGGAAGAACGATTAAGGAAATGATTCTTACGTATCTCCTTGCTCCTACACTAATTTCATGGATTGCAACTGGAGTACTTGGAGGACTAGGTGTGCACAGATATTTGAATGGAGATCTTTCTGTATTAAATTTAGTTAAAGAAAATGAAAGAATGGCAGCTATTCCTGAAATTTTATCTACTTTGCCAATTGCCGAGTTTTCCATTATTGTTTTCATGATTGTCGCGCTTATCTTCTTAACAACGACGCTTGATTCCACCACATATACGGTAGCAGCGTACACAAGTACAAGGGATATGAGTAAGTTTGAACCGCCGAAAGTGCTGCGAATTGTCATTGCGGCTGTTATTACAATAATGGCACTAGTGTTGATGAGAATTGGGGGTCTACCACCTCTTGAAGTGATTTCAGGATTGATGGGACTGCCGATCATCATCGTCCAATTTTTACTTATCTATGCTGCGAAGAAGATGATAGATGTCGATCAGGCATGGAAGACTAACGTGAGAAGTTAA
- the fadH gene encoding 2,4-dienoyl-CoA reductase, which produces MKNQVVIVTGGSSGMGLYMAKRFLDEGAKVAITGRNMERLEEAKRQIAEGKEEHLLLVQMDVREVEDVKRMVDKTHEAFGRIDHLVNNAAGNFIVPAEKLSPNGWNSVINIVLNGTFYCSQAVGNYWIENKIKGSILNMVATYAWNAGAGVIHSASAKAGVLAMTRTLAVEWGKKYGIRANAIAPGPIERTGGADRLFESEEAAKRTLSSVPLGRLGTPEEIAGLARFILSEEASYMNGEVVTLDGGQWLNKFPF; this is translated from the coding sequence ATGAAAAATCAAGTAGTCATTGTAACAGGAGGGTCCAGTGGAATGGGCCTTTATATGGCAAAACGGTTCTTAGATGAAGGAGCAAAAGTGGCAATTACAGGCCGAAACATGGAGCGGCTGGAAGAAGCGAAACGACAGATTGCAGAAGGAAAAGAAGAACATCTGTTATTGGTTCAAATGGATGTGCGGGAAGTTGAAGATGTTAAGCGAATGGTTGATAAAACGCATGAAGCCTTCGGAAGAATCGACCATCTTGTCAATAATGCAGCAGGAAATTTCATAGTGCCTGCTGAAAAGCTCTCGCCTAATGGTTGGAATTCAGTCATCAATATCGTACTGAATGGCACATTCTACTGCAGTCAGGCGGTCGGTAATTACTGGATTGAAAACAAGATTAAAGGATCGATTTTAAATATGGTTGCTACGTACGCGTGGAATGCCGGGGCTGGGGTTATTCATTCCGCATCAGCTAAAGCGGGAGTACTAGCGATGACCCGTACTCTTGCTGTGGAGTGGGGGAAAAAGTATGGCATCCGAGCGAATGCCATTGCACCCGGACCAATTGAACGGACGGGGGGAGCAGATCGGCTATTTGAATCAGAAGAAGCTGCGAAACGCACCTTAAGTTCAGTGCCGCTTGGGAGGTTAGGAACACCAGAAGAGATTGCAGGACTTGCACGGTTTATCTTGTCTGAAGAGGCATCTTACATGAATGGGGAAGTAGTTACCCTGGATGGCGGCCAGTGGCTGAACAAGTTCCCATTTTAG
- a CDS encoding metallophosphoesterase encodes MKLTRRKFIKNSLRSVLGVIGLTGGSYYYARYVEPRMLAIRNFTLENDKIPTSLHNIKVLQFSDTHVGYHYDLKQLKELIDEINYQRPDLILFTGDLIDAPNLYDFPDELPVLLSQLTAPLGKFWIYGNHDHGGNGTEKIKDVMEAGGFRLLQNSHTRIGDHRGSFILAGLDDVMLGRPNIDEALHLVDPDIFTLLMVHEPDVADEIQHYPVDIQLSGHSHGGQVQLPIYGYLITPPYAEKYVEGSYQLGDRLQLFVSRGLGTTRMPYRFLCRPEISVYTLKSKEL; translated from the coding sequence ATGAAATTAACAAGGCGCAAGTTTATTAAGAACAGTTTGCGTAGTGTTTTAGGGGTTATAGGCTTAACTGGGGGCAGCTATTATTATGCAAGATACGTTGAACCAAGGATGCTTGCGATAAGAAATTTCACATTAGAGAATGACAAAATACCAACTAGCTTGCATAACATTAAAGTTCTTCAATTCTCAGATACGCATGTTGGCTATCACTATGACTTAAAACAGTTAAAAGAATTAATAGATGAAATAAACTATCAAAGACCAGATTTGATCTTATTTACTGGAGATTTAATTGATGCTCCAAATTTGTACGATTTTCCTGATGAGCTTCCCGTTCTATTGAGCCAACTCACCGCCCCGTTAGGGAAGTTTTGGATATACGGGAATCATGACCACGGTGGGAATGGAACGGAGAAAATTAAAGATGTGATGGAAGCTGGAGGTTTTCGATTGCTTCAAAATAGTCATACGAGAATAGGAGACCATAGAGGCTCTTTTATTCTTGCAGGATTGGATGACGTAATGCTTGGAAGACCAAATATTGATGAAGCTCTTCATCTTGTGGATCCGGATATATTCACGTTACTCATGGTTCATGAACCTGATGTTGCCGATGAAATCCAACACTATCCAGTAGATATACAGCTTTCTGGTCATAGCCACGGAGGTCAAGTACAACTTCCTATCTACGGTTATTTAATTACTCCTCCATATGCGGAGAAGTATGTAGAAGGAAGTTATCAGCTCGGCGATCGCCTGCAGTTATTTGTCAGCCGTGGGCTTGGAACTACAAGGATGCCATACCGATTCTTGTGCAGGCCGGAGATCTCAGTTTACACACTAAAATCAAAAGAATTATAA
- a CDS encoding YkyB family protein — MKDQKTSNRELAEALFIVNRHAKTAPEPKHLYDIKKHTIDKLLEENRAKKIGLHFSDHPKFSQQHSTLLIEIGGFYFHIPANKGDFDQLKHLGKVDHSYRNPKPKLSLSKAKRTLYRYLDWEQPKQMTQSFQSTLQPSFLGQTDITPWNQRRKKT; from the coding sequence ATGAAAGACCAGAAGACATCGAATCGAGAATTGGCCGAGGCCTTATTCATCGTGAATCGACATGCAAAAACAGCACCCGAACCCAAGCATCTGTATGACATTAAAAAGCATACAATAGACAAGCTTCTCGAGGAAAACCGCGCTAAAAAAATTGGCCTCCACTTTTCCGATCATCCCAAGTTCAGTCAGCAGCATTCTACTCTCCTCATTGAAATCGGTGGATTCTACTTCCACATTCCAGCTAATAAAGGTGATTTTGATCAGCTTAAACATCTAGGCAAGGTAGATCATTCCTACCGTAATCCGAAGCCGAAATTGTCTCTTTCAAAAGCGAAGCGGACACTTTATCGTTATCTGGACTGGGAACAACCTAAACAGATGACTCAATCCTTCCAATCTACACTACAACCTTCTTTTCTCGGACAAACTGATATCACTCCGTGGAACCAAAGAAGAAAGAAGACTTAA
- a CDS encoding DNA alkylation repair protein translates to MGVPEQLKNEIVHTFQNHRNEENRQGMEAYMKNQFRFYGIKTPERKKLLAQILKEYRLLTQAERVRTALLLFEEAERECQYAALALLEKGKKHASQSEIDIYKELLLTKSWWDTVDMIASNLCGDYFKKYPDMLEPITEQWRHSSNLWVRRSSLLHQLKFKEQTNEKLLFETIDVLKDEKEFFIEKAIGWALREYSKTNAQAVINYLDHTKCRPLSRREGLKWLKNKGLVHQ, encoded by the coding sequence TTGGGTGTACCTGAACAATTAAAAAATGAAATTGTACATACGTTTCAGAACCATAGAAATGAAGAAAATCGCCAAGGCATGGAAGCGTATATGAAAAATCAGTTTCGCTTCTATGGAATAAAGACACCAGAGCGTAAAAAATTGCTAGCGCAGATACTGAAGGAATATCGTTTGCTTACTCAAGCTGAGCGAGTACGCACCGCATTGTTATTATTTGAGGAAGCGGAAAGAGAGTGTCAGTACGCTGCTCTCGCTTTGTTGGAAAAAGGGAAAAAGCACGCTTCCCAATCCGAGATAGACATTTATAAGGAGTTGCTCCTGACAAAGTCATGGTGGGATACGGTTGATATGATTGCTTCTAATCTATGTGGAGATTATTTCAAGAAATATCCCGACATGCTTGAGCCGATCACAGAACAATGGAGGCACTCGAGCAACTTGTGGGTTAGACGTTCTAGCCTATTGCATCAACTTAAATTTAAAGAGCAAACAAATGAAAAACTTCTATTTGAAACGATCGATGTTTTAAAAGATGAAAAAGAATTTTTTATTGAAAAAGCGATAGGCTGGGCGCTCAGAGAGTATAGTAAAACAAATGCTCAAGCTGTAATCAATTATTTAGATCATACAAAGTGCCGGCCATTGAGTCGAAGAGAAGGTCTGAAATGGTTAAAGAATAAGGGGTTGGTTCATCAATGA
- a CDS encoding patatin-like phospholipase family protein gives MKDVGLVLEGGGMRGAYTAGVLEFLLDEDIHIPFVVGASAGACNGSSYVARQKKRNYEVIVGYGDHPEYISYKRMFTHRQLFGMDFIFDKLPNQLVPFDYESFSSQSTKFAVGTTDMDSGKALFIDRFPDRESLLKVIRASSSLPLIAPSIAYEGKQLMDGGISNPIPIQRSIDQGNRKHIIVLTRNDGYIKKKMKLSWYFNRKFRQFPYFAQALLNRHVRYNQQLKKVKEMEENGEAFVLRPAEPLQVSRIERNKERLHHLYMQGYNETKNQAERLIDFLQK, from the coding sequence GTGAAAGATGTTGGGTTAGTCTTGGAAGGCGGAGGTATGCGGGGTGCATATACGGCCGGAGTACTAGAATTCTTATTGGACGAAGATATACATATTCCTTTTGTTGTCGGAGCTTCTGCTGGAGCTTGTAATGGAAGTTCTTACGTGGCGAGGCAAAAAAAGCGAAACTATGAAGTTATCGTTGGCTATGGGGATCACCCAGAATATATATCGTATAAACGAATGTTTACTCATCGCCAACTGTTTGGAATGGATTTCATATTTGATAAACTGCCAAATCAGCTCGTTCCATTTGATTATGAATCCTTCAGTAGCCAATCGACTAAATTCGCTGTAGGGACTACTGATATGGATAGCGGGAAAGCTTTATTTATCGATCGATTTCCAGATCGTGAAAGCTTGTTAAAGGTGATTCGTGCTTCCAGTTCGCTGCCATTGATCGCACCGAGTATTGCCTATGAAGGCAAGCAGTTGATGGATGGAGGTATTTCCAATCCTATTCCGATCCAGCGTTCAATTGATCAAGGCAATCGAAAACATATCATCGTATTAACAAGAAATGACGGCTATATTAAGAAGAAAATGAAATTAAGCTGGTATTTCAACCGCAAGTTCCGTCAGTTTCCTTATTTTGCACAGGCACTGTTGAACCGTCATGTCAGATATAATCAGCAGCTTAAAAAGGTGAAGGAAATGGAAGAGAATGGGGAAGCATTCGTTTTAAGACCTGCGGAACCCCTTCAGGTCAGTCGTATTGAAAGAAATAAAGAGAGGCTTCACCATCTTTACATGCAAGGCTATAATGAAACCAAAAATCAGGCAGAGCGGTTAATAGACTTTTTACAAAAATAA
- a CDS encoding FbpB family small basic protein gives MRPNRISFEDLVDQNKQQLLKDQEALDKIEREIDEKHVKKLSLTSYVN, from the coding sequence ATGAGACCCAATCGTATTTCATTTGAAGATTTAGTAGATCAAAATAAACAACAATTGCTGAAAGACCAAGAAGCTTTAGATAAAATTGAACGTGAAATAGATGAAAAACACGTAAAGAAATTGTCTTTAACTTCATATGTAAACTGA
- a CDS encoding aminotransferase A gives MEQLINQNVKDIQISGIRQFFNMVGQYEDVVSLTIGQPDFYTPDHIKKAAIHAIQNNHTSYTHNAGVLPLRKAIQNHVQEAYHMSYHAETEIIVTVGASQAIDVSLRTLLAPGDEVILPGPVYPGYEPLIRLAGATPVHVDTRGNQFKMTSELIEEKITPKTKAVILPYPSNPTGVSLTESELNDIASVIKQHQLFVIADEIYSELVYEKSHVSIGTFSTIRDQVIIINGVSKSHAMTGWRIGYILAPAWLSKHMLKVHQYNVSCASSISQYAALEALTNGKEDPSRMKTAYMERKKYVEDRLTQMGIEYTSPDGAFYIFPKLQIEGKTTFALALQLVKEAGLALVPGDAFSQYGEGYLRLSYAYSLETLEEGLYRLENFLNKNSV, from the coding sequence ATGGAACAATTGATCAATCAAAATGTTAAAGACATTCAAATTTCAGGAATCCGTCAGTTTTTTAATATGGTCGGGCAATATGAAGATGTTGTGTCTTTAACAATCGGTCAGCCTGATTTCTATACCCCTGATCATATCAAGAAAGCGGCGATTCATGCTATCCAGAATAACCACACTAGTTATACACATAATGCTGGAGTTCTTCCTCTGCGAAAAGCAATTCAAAATCACGTTCAAGAAGCTTATCATATGTCTTATCATGCCGAAACTGAAATCATCGTAACTGTCGGTGCTTCTCAAGCTATTGATGTTTCTCTTCGAACCCTGCTTGCACCTGGAGATGAAGTCATCCTCCCTGGTCCCGTTTACCCTGGTTATGAACCGTTAATTCGACTTGCTGGGGCAACACCTGTTCACGTGGATACTCGTGGTAACCAATTCAAGATGACTTCTGAATTGATTGAAGAAAAAATAACACCAAAAACAAAAGCGGTTATTCTTCCTTATCCATCCAACCCGACCGGTGTTTCCTTAACAGAATCTGAACTTAATGACATCGCTAGTGTGATTAAGCAGCATCAGTTGTTCGTGATCGCTGATGAAATTTACAGTGAGCTTGTTTATGAAAAATCACACGTTTCAATTGGTACATTTTCTACCATTCGGGATCAAGTGATCATCATTAACGGTGTTTCTAAGTCTCACGCTATGACCGGCTGGCGAATTGGGTATATTCTTGCTCCAGCTTGGCTGTCCAAACATATGTTGAAGGTTCACCAGTATAACGTCTCCTGTGCGAGCTCCATCAGCCAATATGCTGCACTTGAAGCGCTGACCAATGGGAAAGAAGACCCTTCTAGAATGAAAACTGCCTATATGGAAAGGAAAAAATATGTTGAAGACCGGTTAACTCAAATGGGAATAGAGTACACTTCACCAGACGGCGCTTTTTATATATTCCCTAAACTACAGATTGAAGGGAAAACAACATTCGCTCTTGCCCTTCAACTAGTCAAGGAAGCGGGTCTAGCTCTTGTGCCAGGTGATGCGTTTTCACAATATGGAGAAGGTTACTTGAGACTTTCCTATGCCTATAGTTTAGAAACACTCGAAGAAGGACTATACCGCCTCGAAAACTTTCTCAACAAAAACTCTGTATAA
- a CDS encoding aspartyl-phosphate phosphatase Spo0E family protein yields the protein MQVTTNHPLLVKIEQLREQMSEAALENGFSSEKTVKLSQELDELLILIQSHDV from the coding sequence GTGCAAGTGACCACAAATCATCCTCTACTTGTCAAAATCGAGCAGCTTCGTGAACAGATGAGCGAGGCAGCGCTCGAGAACGGTTTTTCCAGTGAAAAAACCGTTAAATTAAGTCAAGAATTAGATGAATTGCTGATTCTAATTCAAAGTCATGACGTATGA
- the lepB gene encoding signal peptidase I translates to MSEQAKNEWLEWIKAIAVAITLAFILRTFFFATSIVEGASMDPTLENGERVMFNKIIYYVDEPERGDIVIIERPVKSYVKRIIGQPGDSIEIRNHTLFINGEEQTQGYLNDEAIDATRDFGPVEVPDGKYFVMGDNRSISKDSRNGLGFVKEEEIIGRTELVIYPLQEWGLTK, encoded by the coding sequence GTGTCAGAACAAGCTAAAAATGAATGGCTCGAGTGGATAAAAGCCATTGCTGTAGCCATTACATTGGCGTTTATTTTAAGGACCTTTTTCTTTGCGACTTCTATTGTTGAGGGAGCCAGTATGGATCCGACACTTGAGAACGGTGAACGAGTCATGTTCAATAAGATTATCTATTATGTAGATGAACCTGAACGCGGAGATATCGTCATCATTGAGAGACCCGTAAAAAGTTATGTTAAACGAATCATCGGCCAGCCTGGGGATTCGATAGAAATTAGAAATCATACCCTATTCATTAATGGTGAAGAACAGACGCAAGGTTATCTTAATGATGAAGCCATCGATGCAACGAGAGACTTTGGTCCTGTTGAGGTACCTGATGGGAAATATTTCGTGATGGGCGACAACCGTTCCATTAGTAAGGATAGCCGTAATGGGCTTGGCTTCGTTAAAGAAGAAGAAATTATCGGCCGGACAGAGTTAGTCATCTATCCTCTTCAAGAATGGGGATTGACTAAATAA
- a CDS encoding YvrJ family protein, with protein sequence METWLPLITDVGFPMAVTFYLLHRMEGKLDLLIDTLHQLSEKITATK encoded by the coding sequence TTGGAGACATGGCTGCCACTCATTACAGATGTCGGTTTCCCAATGGCGGTGACATTCTATTTACTGCACCGCATGGAAGGAAAGCTTGACTTGTTGATTGATACACTGCACCAGTTGTCGGAAAAAATCACTGCAACAAAATAA
- a CDS encoding DUF2922 domain-containing protein, with product MKKLELKFLNEEGRTVTISLDEPIEPADPVAINAAMDAILAENCFYSSGGDLVEKKEARIVERNVFDVEL from the coding sequence TTGAAAAAATTAGAGCTGAAGTTTTTGAATGAAGAAGGACGTACGGTTACTATCTCGTTAGATGAACCAATTGAGCCTGCTGATCCAGTAGCGATCAATGCAGCGATGGATGCGATTCTTGCTGAGAATTGCTTTTACTCCAGCGGAGGAGATCTTGTTGAGAAAAAAGAAGCAAGAATAGTAGAACGTAATGTCTTTGATGTAGAACTTTAA
- a CDS encoding DUF1659 domain-containing protein, whose product MAISSEKVSTQLQMVFENGVDGEGNPTFRTKSFNNVKPASTPEQLHTVATTLSQLQQHILYTVERNDSFVIADL is encoded by the coding sequence ATGGCAATCAGTTCTGAAAAAGTAAGCACACAGCTTCAAATGGTTTTTGAAAATGGAGTGGATGGGGAAGGAAATCCAACCTTCCGAACCAAATCGTTTAACAATGTTAAACCAGCTTCAACACCAGAACAACTTCACACAGTAGCTACTACTCTTTCCCAGCTGCAGCAGCACATTCTCTACACAGTAGAACGTAACGATAGTTTTGTTATCGCAGATCTTTAA
- a CDS encoding DoxX family protein: MIQWLRNNRTAAIILTILRVYLGYTWLMAGIGKVTGGFETNGFLNGAIGKAEGAHPAVQNWWAVFLETVALPNHELFTFVVMWGEVLVGLGLIVGLFTNAAALGGIIMNFAFLFSGTTSTNPQMVLLTIFVLIAGLNAGKYGLDRWVLPLLQKQVVVIKNRRLAHQ; the protein is encoded by the coding sequence ATGATTCAATGGCTCAGAAATAACCGAACCGCAGCAATTATTTTAACTATTTTACGCGTTTACTTAGGTTACACATGGCTCATGGCTGGTATTGGTAAAGTAACAGGTGGATTTGAAACGAACGGTTTTCTGAATGGAGCGATAGGTAAAGCTGAAGGTGCGCATCCAGCTGTACAAAACTGGTGGGCAGTATTTTTAGAGACTGTGGCCCTTCCAAACCACGAATTATTCACCTTTGTAGTCATGTGGGGAGAAGTACTTGTTGGACTCGGACTTATCGTTGGATTATTCACCAACGCAGCTGCACTAGGTGGAATCATCATGAACTTTGCCTTTTTGTTCAGCGGTACGACAAGCACAAACCCGCAAATGGTACTTTTGACCATTTTCGTTCTTATCGCAGGGTTGAATGCAGGTAAATACGGATTGGATCGCTGGGTTCTTCCACTTTTACAAAAACAAGTGGTTGTCATTAAAAATAGACGTTTGGCTCATCAATAA
- a CDS encoding carotenoid biosynthesis protein, translating into MSSLIYRFFIFWYICGVILLAFNLLPPWLEWANSVFLITAGIVASIYFCKQYGTAGGLTYSLIIIIVSIYVEHLGVAYSFLFGSYSYNTNFGIKIFDTPLTIGFAWLLIMGCSHELAKVITQDIGKIARPIAFILVGALIAVTMDLILDPVSFKVKQYWIWQGSGFYYDIPLSNFIGWFLLSALFHLFFILWSPPAKTRETIWPNRMSLMFGLIIFMFCLIAFTGGIAGAAILVIFLTAFWYGMYFWRRKVYVGS; encoded by the coding sequence ATGAGCTCTCTCATCTATCGATTCTTTATATTCTGGTACATATGCGGTGTCATCCTGCTTGCCTTCAACCTACTTCCACCTTGGCTGGAATGGGCGAACAGTGTTTTCTTGATAACAGCTGGAATTGTAGCAAGTATCTATTTCTGTAAACAATATGGCACCGCTGGTGGACTTACATACAGTTTGATAATCATTATCGTAAGTATCTATGTAGAACATCTCGGTGTTGCCTATAGTTTCTTATTTGGATCTTATAGTTATAACACGAATTTCGGCATAAAAATTTTTGACACACCCTTAACGATAGGATTCGCTTGGCTTTTGATTATGGGGTGCTCACATGAATTAGCGAAAGTTATTACACAGGATATTGGGAAAATTGCAAGGCCGATTGCTTTTATTCTGGTAGGTGCTTTGATTGCTGTTACGATGGACCTTATTCTTGATCCCGTTTCATTTAAAGTTAAACAGTATTGGATATGGCAGGGATCGGGTTTTTACTATGACATTCCACTTTCTAATTTTATCGGTTGGTTTTTGCTTTCGGCCCTCTTTCACTTGTTCTTTATTCTATGGTCTCCACCAGCAAAAACAAGAGAGACAATCTGGCCAAATCGCATGAGTCTTATGTTTGGACTCATAATCTTTATGTTCTGCCTAATTGCCTTTACAGGGGGAATAGCTGGTGCAGCCATTCTCGTAATCTTCCTCACAGCCTTTTGGTATGGAATGTATTTTTGGAGGAGAAAAGTGTATGTTGGAAGCTAA